In Bacteroidota bacterium, a single genomic region encodes these proteins:
- a CDS encoding DUF962 domain-containing protein — protein sequence MKQIGTWLSEYDESHRNKTNKLIHWICVPLIFFSVTGFLYSIKLPYQLNDAIQLNVGFVAMLLVFFYYALLSWRLSIGMLLFGMFCLHCCNWIEVNVAISLLQVCLFIFVFAWIGQFYGHKIEGKKPSFLKDIQFLLIGPAWLMHFIYQKIGIRL from the coding sequence ATGAAGCAAATCGGGACCTGGCTCAGCGAGTATGACGAAAGTCATAGAAACAAAACCAATAAACTTATCCACTGGATATGCGTGCCACTCATTTTTTTTAGTGTTACCGGATTTTTATATAGCATCAAACTCCCCTATCAATTAAATGATGCGATTCAGCTCAATGTTGGCTTTGTGGCTATGTTGCTTGTGTTTTTTTATTACGCATTGCTCTCGTGGCGACTTTCAATTGGAATGTTGCTGTTTGGAATGTTTTGCTTACACTGCTGTAATTGGATTGAGGTAAATGTTGCTATTTCTTTGTTGCAAGTTTGCCTTTTTATTTTTGTGTTCGCTTGGATTGGCCAGTTTTATGGACATAAAATAGAGGGCAAAAAACCTTCATTTCTGAAAGACATTCAATTTCTACTTATTGGCCCAGCATGGTTAATGCACTTTATTTACCAAAAAATTGGGATTCGCTTATAG